A window from Culex pipiens pallens isolate TS chromosome 3, TS_CPP_V2, whole genome shotgun sequence encodes these proteins:
- the LOC120413946 gene encoding uncharacterized protein LOC120413946, producing the protein MTGLSSSWISSSVTICSKIRYATDGKSNRTTAMVQHNNARFEASQQVEQQVERQGHFGVTPPFDVLLVLDLPGRFLPFPRPFRVTCFAGDHQLPWPLPILGVTSSGRASTLRCGSIRT; encoded by the coding sequence ATGACCGGCTTGTCGTCCTCGTGGATTAGCTCGTCAGTGACCATCTGTTCCAAAATTCGGTACGCGACCGACGGCAAGTCCAACAGAACAACGGCCATGGTCCAACACAACAATGCACGTTTCGAGGCATCGCAGCAGGTTGAGCAGCAAGTGGAACGACAAGGCCACTTTGGCGTGACCCCACCATTCGACGTCCTACTCGTACTTGATCTACCGGGCCGTTTCCTTCCATTCCCGCGCCCGTTCCGAGTAACTTGCTTCGCCGGCGACCACCAGTTACCATGGCCCTTGCCTATTCTTGGTGTAACCTCGTCCGGACGAGCGTCAACATTGCGGTGCGGATCGATCCGGACCTGA